The sequence below is a genomic window from Methanosarcinales archaeon.
TCCCAGCGGAGCAGAATGGGCCTGCAGATCCACCAAACTGGGAATCTCAAAAGGTTCCATGCATGGGTTTCTGATATACACATTCTTATCAAAATCCGTATCATGGATATTCCTGCCGTAGCAAATGGGCCAGCCGTAGTTCTTGCCCTCTTCCACCAGGTTGATCTCGTCCGGGGGCAGGTCATCTCCAAGCCAGTCGCGGCCGTTCTCAGTAGCATACATCTTACCAGTCAGGGGATGGAATACAAATCCCACCGCATTCCTGAGTCCCCTGGCAAAGACCTGACACTCTGTGCCGTCAAGATTGCATCGTGTAATGGCTGAGCGTCTTTCATCCTTTTCAATGCAGACATTACAGGACGAACCTGCACTCAAATACAGACTGTCATTATGGATCTTTACGGTCCTGGTAAAATGACCCCCTGCCGGCAGATCGTCAATAAGGATCTCCATAGTATCTCTATCAGCGACAAGATCACCATTTATGTCCAGTACCCTGACCACCCGTTGCTCCTCAGCAATATAGAACCAGCCTTCATGGAAATCCAATCCATGCGGGTTGTTAAGATCATCGATGAATACTGCGGTTTCATCAGCCCGTTTATCACCGTTAGTATCACGAAGGGCCAGAATCATGCCCTGCCTGGTAAGTGAAAC
It includes:
- a CDS encoding sorbosone dehydrogenase family protein, with protein sequence MIKVGLRKKLWIVISAIGVVLIILAALYLVVGIRPSIDSASLAVIDLPPGFEIEIYADDLGSSLLSYPGPNAATRMMMLKDDVLFVSLTRQGMILALRDTNGDKRADETAVFIDDLNNPHGLDFHEGWFYIAEEQRVVRVLDINGDLVADRDTMEILIDDLPAGGHFTRTVKIHNDSLYLSAGSSCNVCIEKDERRSAITRCNLDGTECQVFARGLRNAVGFVFHPLTGKMYATENGRDWLGDDLPPDEINLVEEGKNYGWPICYGRNIHDTDFDKNVYIRNPCMEPFEIPSLVDLQAHSAPLGLAFYYGSNFPEEYRGDLFVAYHGSWNRNVPTGYKIVRIDMDDLSVHDFATGWLQDGNVLGRPVDIIIAGDGSLLVSDDNAGRIYRIYYEG